The following coding sequences lie in one Trueperaceae bacterium genomic window:
- a CDS encoding DNA-protecting protein DprA: MDAPAQPVDELAAHYLAALATPGVGPARLRDLVEAYGGLAGVLGGEPVVLERPDAQLTRLAREVAAALPAALRRARREVDEARAAGLRVVCWEDAAYPPALLEDDRAAPPVVFVAGDLPPQVMRPFAQLASCALVGARRASQPALAFARDLARAAAHHGLVVVSGLALGVDSAAHEGALEAPAGSGATVAVLGGGHGRLHPAANRGLAERILRHGGAVLSEWPPAVNPQPHHFLRRNRLIACLARVVGVVEAGARSGALNTASHAAELGRTVLAVPGRPQDVRNRGALELLRDGAAPLIDAGDLLHHFGLSMIETPKADQRGRGGGSAVVPAPAARAAAAPTGSPDLEGIAAVGLEYAFRGGEASLDQLSRVTGLPASELLASLALLELDGRVAATAGGRYRWRG; this comes from the coding sequence ATGGACGCGCCGGCGCAACCAGTTGACGAGCTCGCAGCCCACTACTTGGCGGCGTTGGCCACGCCCGGCGTCGGTCCGGCGCGCCTCCGAGACCTCGTCGAGGCCTACGGTGGCCTCGCGGGGGTCCTGGGTGGCGAGCCGGTCGTCCTCGAGCGGCCGGATGCGCAACTCACACGGCTCGCCCGTGAGGTCGCCGCCGCGCTGCCCGCTGCCTTGCGCCGCGCGCGTCGCGAGGTCGACGAGGCCAGGGCGGCCGGGCTCCGGGTCGTGTGCTGGGAGGATGCCGCTTACCCGCCGGCCCTGCTGGAGGACGACCGTGCGGCGCCGCCGGTGGTCTTCGTGGCCGGCGACCTACCGCCTCAGGTCATGCGGCCCTTCGCCCAACTGGCGAGTTGCGCGTTGGTAGGCGCGCGCAGGGCGTCGCAGCCGGCGCTTGCGTTTGCCCGCGACCTGGCGCGCGCAGCGGCGCACCACGGGCTCGTCGTCGTCTCCGGCCTGGCGCTCGGGGTGGACTCCGCTGCCCACGAGGGCGCGTTGGAGGCGCCCGCCGGTTCTGGTGCCACGGTGGCGGTGCTCGGTGGCGGTCACGGTCGGCTCCATCCCGCAGCCAATCGCGGCTTGGCGGAACGCATCCTTCGCCACGGCGGCGCAGTCCTGTCCGAGTGGCCTCCGGCGGTCAACCCGCAGCCGCATCACTTCCTGCGGCGCAACCGTCTGATCGCCTGCCTCGCGCGGGTAGTCGGTGTCGTGGAGGCGGGCGCCCGGTCCGGGGCGCTCAACACTGCCAGCCATGCGGCGGAGCTCGGCAGGACCGTGCTCGCAGTCCCCGGCCGCCCTCAGGACGTGCGCAACCGCGGAGCGCTCGAGCTGCTCCGCGATGGCGCCGCCCCACTAATCGACGCGGGCGACCTCCTGCACCATTTCGGCCTTTCCATGATCGAGACGCCGAAGGCCGATCAGCGCGGGCGCGGCGGGGGCAGTGCCGTCGTGCCCGCTCCGGCGGCGCGTGCGGCGGCCGCCCCGACGGGGTCGCCCGACCTGGAGGGCATCGCCGCGGTCGGTCTGGAGTACGCCTTCCGAGGCGGCGAGGCTTCGCTGGACCAGCTCAGCCGCGTGACCGGTCTCCCGGCGTCCGAGCTACTCGCGTCGCTGGCGCTTCTCGAGCTCGACGGGCGCGTCGCGGCTACGGCCGGCGGCCGGTACCGCTGGCGCGGTTGA
- a CDS encoding YigZ family protein, translated as MAHVTVAGEASLEQSIQGSRFIAFVFEADSPESVLGRLASVRGDHPDATHHCWAFRVGPIQRFSDDGEPGGTAGRPMLEVVLKRGLDHVGGVVVRYYGGKKLGAGGLVRAYSGTLAKAFDLAGVREVVDVVSVRVWVPFAGTDVALRLLDELGRAEAFNPLVRGAPGFDERGMNVEVSVPASALAELEARLQEATNGAAKVEGGRDTGRSPMGA; from the coding sequence ATGGCGCACGTCACGGTCGCGGGGGAGGCGAGCCTCGAGCAGAGCATCCAGGGCTCGCGCTTCATAGCGTTCGTGTTCGAGGCCGACTCCCCCGAGTCCGTCCTCGGCAGGCTGGCAAGCGTGCGGGGCGACCACCCGGACGCCACGCACCACTGTTGGGCGTTCCGCGTCGGGCCCATCCAGCGCTTCTCGGACGACGGCGAGCCCGGCGGCACCGCGGGCCGACCGATGCTGGAGGTCGTCCTCAAGCGGGGCCTCGATCACGTCGGAGGCGTCGTCGTCCGCTACTACGGCGGCAAGAAGCTCGGTGCGGGCGGCCTCGTGAGGGCGTACTCCGGCACGCTGGCGAAGGCATTCGACCTGGCCGGGGTGCGAGAGGTGGTCGACGTAGTCAGCGTGCGGGTGTGGGTGCCCTTCGCGGGCACCGACGTGGCGCTGCGGCTCCTCGACGAGCTCGGGAGGGCGGAGGCTTTCAACCCGCTGGTCAGGGGCGCGCCCGGCTTCGACGAGCGCGGGATGAACGTGGAGGTCAGCGTGCCGGCCTCCGCCCTGGCCGAGTTGGAGGCTCGCCTGCAGGAGGCCACGAACGGCGCGGCTAAGGTGGAGGGCGGTCGAGACACGGGTCGCTCACCCATGGGAGCATGA
- the cysS gene encoding cysteine--tRNA ligase, which produces MALEFYNTLTREKQPFEPVVPGHVGIYMCGPTVYSDPHLGHARGPVVFDVLRNWLEHEGFVVRLVTNVTDVGHLVDDADDGEDKLARRAQIERLEPMEVAEKYFWAYFEAMAAMRVRRPSIVPRASGHIIEQQELTRELVARGFAYEKDGSVYFDVSAWDEYGSLSGRDPAHQIEGTRTLVRSEKDDPRDFALWKRAEGGHIMRWPSQWGDGFPGWHIECSAMSTKYLGDEFDIHGGGLDLVFPHHEAELAQARAAGKPFARVWLHWNMITLQGEKMAKSKGHFVTLAGLFEAYDPLVIRFHLLRSHYRSTSDFSEEGIRSSAQGLKRLRETYKALLAGASEAERDDRPFGEFRSRFAAAMNDDLNTPQAIAVLFDLAKAANKELEDGAAGAYRLGAAAVLEELLAGVLGVPLEEQDASAAGRVLDGAMELLLEERQRSRDRRDFARADTLRDRLAELGVNIEDTAEGSRWRLE; this is translated from the coding sequence ATGGCGCTCGAGTTCTACAACACTCTCACGCGCGAGAAACAGCCGTTCGAACCCGTCGTACCGGGTCACGTCGGCATCTATATGTGCGGTCCCACCGTCTACTCCGACCCGCACCTCGGTCACGCCCGCGGCCCCGTCGTCTTCGACGTGCTGCGCAACTGGCTGGAGCACGAGGGGTTCGTAGTCAGGCTCGTGACGAACGTGACGGACGTCGGTCACCTCGTCGACGACGCCGATGACGGCGAGGACAAGCTCGCGCGGCGAGCGCAGATCGAGCGTCTGGAGCCGATGGAGGTCGCGGAGAAGTACTTCTGGGCCTACTTCGAGGCCATGGCCGCCATGCGCGTCAGACGCCCAAGCATCGTGCCGCGCGCGTCGGGCCACATCATCGAGCAGCAGGAGTTGACCCGGGAGCTCGTCGCGCGGGGGTTCGCCTACGAGAAGGACGGGAGCGTCTATTTCGACGTCTCCGCCTGGGACGAGTACGGCAGCCTCTCCGGTCGCGACCCTGCTCACCAGATCGAAGGCACGCGCACACTCGTGCGTTCCGAGAAGGACGACCCTCGCGACTTCGCCCTCTGGAAGCGCGCCGAGGGCGGCCACATCATGCGCTGGCCCAGCCAGTGGGGCGACGGCTTCCCCGGGTGGCACATCGAGTGCTCCGCGATGAGCACCAAGTACCTGGGCGACGAGTTCGACATCCATGGCGGCGGCCTCGACCTCGTGTTCCCCCACCACGAGGCGGAGCTGGCCCAGGCGCGGGCAGCGGGCAAGCCTTTCGCCCGCGTCTGGTTGCACTGGAACATGATCACGCTCCAGGGCGAGAAGATGGCGAAGTCGAAGGGGCACTTCGTCACCTTGGCGGGCCTGTTCGAGGCGTATGACCCGCTCGTCATCCGCTTCCATCTGCTCCGGTCCCACTACCGGAGCACGTCGGACTTCAGCGAGGAGGGGATCCGGTCGTCCGCTCAAGGGCTGAAGCGCCTGCGCGAGACCTACAAGGCGTTGCTAGCGGGCGCTTCCGAGGCCGAACGCGACGACCGACCCTTCGGCGAGTTCCGCTCCCGTTTCGCCGCCGCCATGAACGACGACCTCAACACCCCGCAGGCCATCGCCGTGCTGTTCGACCTCGCGAAGGCCGCCAACAAGGAGCTGGAGGACGGCGCCGCCGGCGCCTACCGTCTGGGCGCGGCGGCCGTGCTGGAGGAGCTGCTCGCCGGCGTGCTCGGCGTACCCCTGGAGGAACAGGACGCCTCGGCCGCCGGCCGCGTCCTGGACGGCGCCATGGAGCTCCTGTTGGAGGAGCGCCAGCGCTCGCGTGACCGTCGCGATTTCGCGCGAGCCGATACGTTGCGTGATCGGCTCGCCGAGCTGGGCGTCAACATCGAGGACACGGCAGAAGGGAGCAGGTGGCGCCTGGAGTGA